The Ovis aries strain OAR_USU_Benz2616 breed Rambouillet chromosome X, ARS-UI_Ramb_v3.0, whole genome shotgun sequence genomic sequence CCACCACTTTTGGGGGCTCTCCGCTCCCTGAGAACCAGAGATGTGCAGCTTGGAGTTAAAGGCAGAAAGCATAACAGACCCAGGCAAGGGCTTGTCTAGCCTTCGCCAAGGCAGGCTCCAGTCCCCTCTCAAAATCTGTACAAACCATATCATGGGCCTCTATGGTCTATTTCTCTGCAGCTGCTCCCTTCCCCTCAGTTGCCTCGGCCTGCCTCAAGATCAGATTTCAGGCATTTTGTTCTTATTCCAACTGGCCACCATCTACATCCCTCCTCCCTGAGTTGCTACCCATCCAGCTCTGCAAGCCCATGTGCACCTAGGGTGCTCCTGCTGCGTCTTGCCACTCTGAGTCTTCCAGAGCACAACTCCTATCTCCTGAACAGAACTGTTTTGTCTTTGAGTAAATGTTAGTGCCATCCTCCAGTGGcttgatgctaaaactgaagtcCTAACCCTGATTTTCACAAAGCCCTAAGGCATCTTCAATAGTTTTCAGTGAGAAGGGGCATGCAATTATGGAAACAAATTTCATTTTGCTTCACTTCGGTTAAAACCAGAGAAATCACCCAGCCTTGGGAGTAGGGTGGGGAATGCAGTGAGGAGATTTAGGGCCATTGAAATTCAACACACCAGGGCTATGTGTCTCGACTTCAAAGTCCTTCCCTTAGAAATTGTAGGTCCACATCCCTTATCTGTAGTTTCAAGGCCAAAAGCTCTGAAAGCttattctgtttttgtaaatttgGTGCCAAAATTTATTTGGGAGCGAAACTTGACCTGGGCTCAgttaaatattcttatttctctgcaaaaataataaaatgctgcCCCAGATTCCACCATAGGATTGTGTGATATTTGGCATATGCAGCATATTATCTTGCTTAAGTCCCTAAAGTTCTGAATTTAGAAACACATCTGATTCCAGGGCTCTGAGACCCAAGTCTGGGAGCCTGGGCTGGCCCTGCCAAGCTGCAGAGTGTGGGCCAGGCTGCACCCTGAGCATGCTCAGTTCAGCATCTCCTATCTTCCAAGGCCAACAAAATGAATCCCAGCCATTTGCCCAGGTATAGCTGACGCTCAGAGGGCTTAACTGACATTGCTCCTGGCACACTGTCCACACAGTGATGGTGTCTGGACTGGAACCCCAGTCCAACTATCTCCAGTGCCTCTGCCACGCTTACTCGCTGCCCTGACACCACATGACATTTACCTTTTACCTCCAATGCAAGCAAGCAGTCCATTGAAATTGGATCAGTCACTTAGCTGGTAAAGTGGAATCCCCCAAATTGAGTGAGACTAGTCTGCAACATGCTCCTATCAACAGCTGGATTTGGCATTTCTGCTGACTTGAGAATTGCTTTCTCACGTTCCATTTAGAAACTACTCTTTAAAGCAACTGTGATCTGGCTAAAAATGAATGCCCAGTCCTCCTGCTACCACCCACAGAGGTGTGATGAGCTAGTCAACACCAAAGAGGAGGACAAGAGTGTTTTCTGAGGGTTGGCTTGGGTGGTAGTAAAGCGAGGCCACCAAGTCCACCATGGTGGGAGCAAGAAAGCACGGACTTCCTGTCCATCCTGCAGGTGACCATGCTAAACACtcacctcttcctttctcccagcTTCTCCTGCTCATAGGACCAGCACTGAATTCTTAGGATTCTAATTCAATGTGGAAAGGCCACAAGAAGGAACATAGCCCCACAAAAAGAACAAGATCTGGAGACTCCGGCCTAGGAGACAGTCATAGTGACAGCAAGCATCTGTTGGCAGTACTTTAGGTGCACTGAATGAACACATTTACTCCTCTAATAACCTATTATCACACCCGCTTTGTGGACGAGGCAGAAGTGAGGACGGTCAGGCAGGATAGGCCAGGCCCCCATGTGCAGGGTTACGAGTGTGGCCTCTGCAGCCACACTCTGTGCTCTGGCCCTGACTGGCTGTGTGACTGCAGGCAACTCTGcggacttctctgtgcctcagttttctcagctttAAAGGGAATGCTAACAGCCTCTACCTCTGAGGACCACAAggagaaacaggagggaagaaCTGGGTAGCACGCTCAGCCCCAGGCAGCAGGGGCCCAGAAGGCGGCCCCTAGCAGCGGTTGTAGCCCCTTGGGCTTGGCAGAGGTCACGGGTGTTCCTCCTGGCCTCGGGAAGCTCAGCCACGTGCTCCTTCTCCCAAGCCTTTCCCCATCCCCACCTAGGGAATCAGCTGTGGCAGGGAGGAGGGTGGATTTTCAAGACCCTGAACATTGAGGATTCTCTCTCTGAGCCAGCTGCTCCGGCTCTGAGGCAACACAGTCAGACTACAAACACTCCccactgaaaacaaaagaaaccaaaaaagctCACAATCTTAGATGGTGACACGGCTCCAGGCTGAGGATCCTGCCTGATAGGATAAGGGTTCCAGTGCTGATTCAGCTGGTGCTCCATCGAGCCAGCCACGGAAGTCCACGAGAACAGTTGGCAACACGCCTATAACAAAATCAAACCTAAGTGCTCCTGAACTGTGGACAAGGGCTGGCTGCTCACCCTGGCCACCCCCACGGGTGCACCCAACCAAAGACTGATCCTGGGTGTGGAGCGTGTGGCTCGTGAGGCTTCATGAGACCTGGATGAAAAAGACATGGTCTCTCTCCTCCTGGTACTGTCATGGCCATGGTCACCCAGAGCCCTCAGAAAAGAGGTCAGTCTTCCCCAGGAGTATCCCTCGCACTGCTCCATACCCAAGCCTATCACTTTATGGCCACCTCCTCAGCTTTTCTACAGAAGAAACAGGCAGGGTGGGAGACCGAAGTCCTGGGGGAAAGCTTGCGGAAAGCTTTCTTGCAGGGCGAACGGTGCCTGAGCCTTAGGAGCTGTAAGAGTGGGACAGGAAAGGAAAGGTGGGCAGGGAAGGCTAGACACAGGCAATGGTGGGAGTCAAGGCCAAGAACGCAGCGTGAGCCAGGAGCTGTAAGCACTTAAAGACCCGAAGGACACTGGTCTAAGGAGATAGATGGAGCCAGCTGATGGGCCTCCAGAATTTTCTGAGCAAGTGTGAACATGATCAGGTCTGTCTTATAGCAAGGTTATGCTTAGAGAAATGGATGGTTTATTGGGGCAACAAGTTTAAGATGGTTTATTGGGCAAACTGAGTTTGAACAAAGATCAAGAGAGCAATGGTAAAGAAGAAGCATGAAGACAGGAGCCGTGGCAGGGAGACACCTGATGTGGCTCCCACTGACCTATCCCTGCCTCCTGGTACCCTCACTACCCTGTTGATCCCCCACTAGTATTCACCACTTCATGCTCAAGTCTAGTGAACAGAATGCTGCACACGCGATGCAATGTCACTTTGCAAACTAGGTTATACAGACTGGGGCTTCTGACTCACTGGCAACCTCCCCTCAACCTCTCTAGCTGGCATATTCTCTCTCGCTCACTCTGATGAAACTGGCTATCATGTTAGGAGAAGCTCTGTGAAGAGGCCCATGAGGCAAGGAACTGAGGGAGGCCTCGGGCCAACAGCTCATGAAGAACAGAGGCCTCAGTCCAACAACCCGTAAGGAACTATTTCCTGCCAACAACCACAGAAGTGAGTTTTGAAGCCAGTCCTTCCCAGTTGAGCCCTGAGATGACCACAGCCTTGTGAGAGACATGGGGCCAGAAGGCCTGCTAAGCTGTGCCAAGATCCCCagcccacagaaactgtgaagtATTAAATAGTACATGTGTGCTGCTTAAAAGTGGTTGTTTCAGGCCAATTTGTTACCTGGccatagataactaatacagacAAGGATCAGAGCATGAAAAATGGAAACTGTGATAGATATCACCTGGTGAGAAGTAGATGAAGTGAGTGATTGAAAAGActgcaggagaagaaagagaagtcacAGGGGTATTGAGAaaagcacgggctctggggcaaGACGGCCTGCCTTCAAATTCCTGCTTGGCTCCTTGCtaactgtgtgactctgggcaatgctctgagcctcagtttcttcatctgtaaaatggggatgtaaGAATAACTACTTGACACATCTCCAACCTTTTCATTTAGGACCTGCTTCAGCATCTGGTGCAGGGGTCAAGAAACAGCACACTGCCCAGCAGACATTTGCTGTGGCACTTCTAGAAGGCCTGGTTTGCAACTTTATGCCAGCAAGGACAAGATTTAAGTGCTTAGAGCAATTTCCTTGCATCCTATGAAGGCTTCACTGGTCCTGAGTGAGGGAATGTGCCTCATGGCCCAGTTCAGGAGAAGTGGATCTGTGCAATTCTGACCTGTCTGCCCTGGTTCCTTCCCCTGGCAGCACCTCTGGGTGCAGTTTTCTCCCAGGGGAGCTAAGTGACCTGCACAGAAAGTGAGACCATAACCTTGCCCTCTTTAATATTGTGCTTTGACTGTGCAGAATAACCCAACTTAAACAGACTTTTCCAGAGTCAAGCCCAGTCTCTAAAGAGCTAGAGCCTGAATTTGCCTCCAAAGCCAGCTCTCAATAGCATGAAACACAGTTCTTATTTCCAAAACCAAGGGACAAAACCAGAGATGAGATCGGCTTACCTGTCTGGGCAGAGAAGGCATGGAATCCCCCGAGGCCAGAGACCGCTGAAAGCGCTGTGGTTGCTGTGTCACATGCTGCAGGAGGAATGAAGAAAGATCcggctgctgctgcagctgcaagGTGGCCGTGGATGAGGCCGTGGCAGAAGAGGCCGGTGGTGGTGTGGGCTGCTGCAGGTAGTGCAGCAAGGCAGGCTGCCGAGATGTGGTGGGCACTGACGGCATCTTCTGGGGGCCTGGCTCAGAGATGAAATGTGACAAGGGCTTGGTGTTGCCGAAAGGAAAGGGCTCTGAGGCTCCCGGGCTGGGGCTGGTCAGGCCCTGCTGCATGATCATGTTCAGGGTTTTGGGCTTGTAGATAGCACTGGCTGGTGGCTGCGGCTGGCAGAGTGGATGAGTGGAGGTGGTGAGGCCCTGAATCAGGGGGCACTGTGCAGTGAAGGACTGCTGGGGCAGGCCTGGGCTAGACAGTGTCTCTGGGTGATAGGGGGTTAAGGGCCCCGTGTTGCTGGTGGGCAGAGCAGACATCAGGTGCCCCTGAGGGTGTTTGATGGTAGAGGACATCAGGTTGGCAAGGATGGAGGTCTGCGCGCTAAATGGTGGTGGCTGCTGGAGCGTGGGGCTAGGGAACTTCTCCGGCACGTAGGGCCTGGCCGGCCCAAGGACAGTGCTGCTGCTGGGCGCCAGGCTGGACAGTAAGGCATTGGGAGAGCCCTGGAGGGTGCTCCCCGGCAGGCTGTTTGATGACATACAGGACACCATGAGCCCCTGAGGGCTGAAGGGCGACAGCGGCTGTGGTGAGACCACGGGCGCTGGCTGGTAAGGTGGGGAGAGGCCAGAAGGAGGCAGGGCAGACCAACTGGTGGTGGGGCCCAGCTGCTTCTTACTGGAGCCCTGCTTGCTGGCCGCCAGCGCTTTCAGCTGGTGGGCATGATGCCACTGAGACACTGGGAGTGGCGGTAGGGCAGCTGAGAGTGTCACCTGGGCCTGATTCTTGGCCTGCACAGTCGAGGAACTTGGGGAGGCCATCTGCTTACTGGCAGGCGTAATTGCATAGCTGAGCCCCGCAGAGGAGGGTGGGATCTGAAGCGACACCCCAGTGACCTGGCTGCAACTGGAAGCAAAGTCCTTGCCGGAACTGAGGCTCTCCAAGCGTGGCATCTGAACCATGGGCTTGGCCGTCGCACCTAAGGTTGCCGGTGGGTGGTGGTGTAAGACCAGCGGTTCTTCCGGCTTGGTCCCCAGGATTTTCTCAAGATCGAGCTCACTCTGAGAAGATTCTTGAATTTCTGTGagctcctccagcagatcttgaAGTTCCTGATCCACAGCCGGTGCGCTGTTGGTTTTGTCATAGTAAGGAATAGAGGGGCCTTTCACTCCCATTTCTGCTGTTGATGGCCCTGCAAATGGTGGGCCCATGACGCTGCCATTCCTGGGGCTATTGTCCAGTAGTAACGGATGGCCAGGGGCTGCCATTGCTGCAGAACTAGGGTTCATGGGTAACGCAGGAACTTGCAGCTGTGCACAGGCTGTGCTGGGATGGGCACCCGGGCCCATTGAAAGGGTGACATCCTCAAGGCATGGTCTCTTGATTTGATTAGGGTAACCTTCGTCGCCCATGCCTGAAAGCTGGAAATCTTCTCCTTCCTGTCTCCGCTTAGTGGTTCCCTGTGCctggaagagaaaagaggagacggagggaagaggagagaaagaaagaaagaaagaaagagagaaagagagtgttTATAAAGGCTTGGCACATTAATGCTATTGGACAGGAAACTTGCAAGATAAAACAGATGTGTCAGTTTCAAGACTTACAGTTGTGAAAACTATACAATATAGTCTATTTTTAGAACCATgatgcttttttgttgtttcatttagCCTATCTTGCTGGATTTCAGATAAAGCATTATGCTGTCTCTGTAACAGTTTTAGAAAGAGTTGTGCAAACTATATAATACAGTCTATTTTTAGAACCATGAtgcttttctgttgctgtttcaTTTAGCCTATCTTGTTAGATTTCAAATGAAGCATTATGCTGTCTGCACCAAACAGTACAGAAAGTCACTCACAGGATTTTCTCTGCCCCTTTGGAGTTTTTGGGCAGACGTTGGAGGGCAAAGAAGAAATTGCTAAGCAAGTTGCAATTTACACCTGTTTATGGAtagcctgatttttaaaaatcaaaccgTGAGTTACACATTGAACATACATACTAAACATTTTTAGGTTGTTTCCCTGTCTTTGGTTACATGCATCAGGCTCCTGTGAGAAAACTGGCTACAGCACAGGCTTTGGAGGAATGAAGTAGACCTGGCATGTTCTTTTGGGCAGCTGTCTGAGAGACACTCTTTGGAGAATAACAACGTGCAAAACAGTCACTGTAGCAAGGCTCCGTGCATCTGTACACATGCATACACAAACATTTCCAGGGACACACACTGGAAGAACGTGCATGCAACTCTGTGGAGTGCTCATCTCTCGAAGGTGACTGGCAACTCCATTTAGtctattctctgtatttttaaaaatatcgaTCGTTTTTAATGGGAATGACTTGTAATCCCCTCTCAAATGtataaagcttcccaggtggctcagatggtaaagaatctgcctgcagtgcaggagatgtgggttcaaccccttgatcgggaagatcccctggagaaggaaatggctacccactccagtattctcctggagaatcccatggacagagaagcctggcgggctgcagtccacggggtcacaaagagttggacacaactgagtgactaacacttttactgtAATCCCTCCCCCCAAATGTGCAGCTATCTAAATAAGAAATGCCTGTGCACAGATGCATCAACAGGTTGGGGCAATAGGAAGCAACAGGGAATGGCCCTAGTCTGTGATGTGCACTTGGGGGAGCTGCCTACCATTTATAAAAGTCTAGCCTCCAGGAATACAGCAAAGCACTTAGTAATGCAGTATTTCTTACTCATTTAAGGCTCATACGGTCATCCACAGCTGACCTGTAAGTGACCATGACCTGCATGTGAAAGTGAAGGGGGTGGAGCACAGGATTCTGTGGGAACCACCTAAACGTCAACGCTCTCGCAGCTCCATTTCCCCTGAAGCCCTTTCCCATGAAGAAACCTCTTTCTGACTTGGCAGGCTCAGCGGGGCATCCAGTGATGGTCCTGCGACATGCCCTCACATTTGGCTCACTGGAGGGCCAAGGCATGTGTGTGTGGGCCACCTGCTAGCGTGACAGTGGTTATGACTCTCACAGCAGAGTGGATGTCAAAAGAGGTCCCCTGGGGCTGCACATCCAGGGCCTTGCTGCCCATCGGATTCACCTCAAAACCCCCAGCTTCCCGGCTCTACCACCACTGTCTCCTCCGGGCTGGGGCCCAGGCCCCCAAACTCTGTCACAGCTCCCTGGCTGATTCTCAGTGGACTGTCAAGTTAATAACCACTGGCCTAGAGCATGGGTGGGGCAGGATGGCctagagccctggtctcaaggcagaCATGACTATGCATTGGCCTCAACACAGAATCTCTGAGTCCTGAGTTTGTTTATATAATCAGTGTCTTTTTAATTCTCATCTCATGATGCTGCTCAGACTACTATGGGAAATGAGACACAATCTCTGACGTCTAGTGACCCTCATTAATTGCTGGCTGGCATTACAGAGGGCAGATATGGAAGTGATCTGGGAATTCAACCCTGTCCTTTGAAGACGGGGGCCCTGAGACCCAGGGATGGGCAGCATGGCCAGAGGGCCCCAGGGGCGCCCGCAGATGCAGGGCCTGCATCCACCGCTCAGCTACCTCTGGACCCAGTCTTCATGCCCCCACAACAGGATGCCAACCACCCCATCCCTGCAGGGCAGGCTCCCCCCTCTCTGAGAGAGGGGACTTGCTTActtctctgcctttcttcttAAGAAGTCTGCAATCCCAACAAAGACACTTTTGGGGGTAGCTCTGCCACCAGATTACTGAGGCCTGACTagcaggggtgggtgggaaggggctggggtggactgcaggagacacacaggagGCCCTCCACTCAGCGGCCCCCCTCCGACCCAGGAGTGCTTATTATGGACGTGACCCAtggcaggtgctcagtaaacagcaGCTGAATGAATGCATGGCCAATGAACGCAAATGACCTAGCACCCAGAGAGCTGTTTCGTGTCTTCCTGGCCGTTCATTCAATAAGTTAAGGGCTGCAGACAAGTTACCGTGTTTCAGACTGAAATTTGGTCtcttatttttgcctgaagactTAAAAAGAAATCCAATATATCGAAAATAGAAATGTCTAAAATGGATCAGTAAGGAATGACTCAGTGTGGGCTTTACATAGGATCCCCTGCTGGGAGTCTGAGCTGGCAATAGCTATGCCCAACATGATGCTCTTAATGTCTTGGAATCAACGGAAGTTGAATGCCAGGGAAGTCTGCATAGCATCAGGTTGGGGAAGGATGGGGTTGGGGGGATGGGAAGGAAAGTAGGGAGGGCAGGGGCTGTGAGTTGCAAGAGCCTGGACTTCCTGGCTCACACTGTGGGTTTCAAGGTCTTTCATTTAACTGTGGTTTGGCCATTATCCTTTTGGTATTAAAGGAGCAAGAGGTAGGGAAGGTAGGCCACAACCAACAGATGCTAAAGTTAATAGTGGGAACCACTGGCACTGAAATGAGAGTATGTGCCCCCAACTTTTCAGACACTCACTGAGTGCTGCCAAGCCACTATTCCCCACTCAGTTCCACTTTGCTAGTGGCTGCAGCTttgtattttcagattttataGGGAGAGCTTTCAATGGTTGGCCTAAAGCACCCTGGCTCGACAGCCAGATCCCCAGCCAAGCCTAAATAAGCTGAAGGAAGTTGGCTGTGTGGACAGACGTA encodes the following:
- the MAMLD1 gene encoding mastermind-like domain-containing protein 1 isoform X1; the encoded protein is MDDWKSRPVVKSMLPHFAVVGNRQEPRKLQESAQGTTKRRQEGEDFQLSGMGDEGYPNQIKRPCLEDVTLSMGPGAHPSTACAQLQVPALPMNPSSAAMAAPGHPLLLDNSPRNGSVMGPPFAGPSTAEMGVKGPSIPYYDKTNSAPAVDQELQDLLEELTEIQESSQSELDLEKILGTKPEEPLVLHHHPPATLGATAKPMVQMPRLESLSSGKDFASSCSQVTGVSLQIPPSSAGLSYAITPASKQMASPSSSTVQAKNQAQVTLSAALPPLPVSQWHHAHQLKALAASKQGSSKKQLGPTTSWSALPPSGLSPPYQPAPVVSPQPLSPFSPQGLMVSCMSSNSLPGSTLQGSPNALLSSLAPSSSTVLGPARPYVPEKFPSPTLQQPPPFSAQTSILANLMSSTIKHPQGHLMSALPTSNTGPLTPYHPETLSSPGLPQQSFTAQCPLIQGLTTSTHPLCQPQPPASAIYKPKTLNMIMQQGLTSPSPGASEPFPFGNTKPLSHFISEPGPQKMPSVPTTSRQPALLHYLQQPTPPPASSATASSTATLQLQQQPDLSSFLLQHVTQQPQRFQRSLASGDSMPSLPRQACCQLFSWTSVAGSMEHQLNQHWNPYPIRQDPQPGAVSPSKIREKQRSGLMAMTPEQRNSRIAQRMSQFQAIQDQVISKCSRTKASSPPSQCMIPPRAGLLHSSLSSGMASPIRQQSQEIFSFRPPFPTPSQLGHNPLGSLGSIYQHMGIPKAAPAGVPLPRFYARPLGSQALGPHHLRQPHMSGVSTVLHSTSWVVAAASLHTPVLREPPLNQAAHGMQQHYDSSAIFAKALVTTSLEAPVFPLQQAVVSPSRVALEGRPSQKVGPAPAKPSFSLLGNNSVRQSPVQGPVPTPHATKSLQKSMVSFGPESPIQAIEPPSSVAAAAAPSIVAAGQSPASPCDRTGSPSESSSQSPLDDLISLPDCSEVDFDTFMMDSTESPDEDWMGNLRLISGTVEDQAADKGAKAQSVGHVPQNADKL
- the MAMLD1 gene encoding mastermind-like domain-containing protein 1 isoform X4, with protein sequence MDDWKSRPVVKSMLPHFAVVGNRQEPRKLQESAQGTTKRRQEGEDFQLSGMGDEGYPNQIKRPCLEDVTLSMGPGAHPSTACAQLQVPALPMNPSSAAMAAPGHPLLLDNSPRNGSVMGPPFAGPSTAEMGVKGPSIPYYDKTNSAPAVDQELQDLLEELTEIQESSQSELDLEKILGTKPEEPLVLHHHPPATLGATAKPMVQMPRLESLSSGKDFASSCSQVTGVSLQIPPSSAGLSYAITPASKQMASPSSSTVQAKNQAQVTLSAALPPLPVSQWHHAHQLKALAASKQGSSKKQLGPTTSWSALPPSGLSPPYQPAPVVSPQPLSPFSPQGLMVSCMSSNSLPGSTLQGSPNALLSSLAPSSSTVLGPARPYVPEKFPSPTLQQPPPFSAQTSILANLMSSTIKHPQGHLMSALPTSNTGPLTPYHPETLSSPGLPQQSFTAQCPLIQGLTTSTHPLCQPQPPASAIYKPKTLNMIMQQGLTSPSPGASEPFPFGNTKPLSHFISEPGPQKMPSVPTTSRQPALLHYLQQPTPPPASSATASSTATLQLQQQPDLSSFLLQHVTQQPQRFQRSLASGDSMPSLPRQACCQLFSWTSVAGSMEHQLNQHWNPYPIRQDPQPGAVSPSKITHVDKACKLGEARPPQVSLGRQPPSCQALGSESFLPSSSFAHELARVTSSYSTSEAAPWGGWDPKAWRQVPAPLLPSCDAVAREAEIRSYGNDP
- the MAMLD1 gene encoding mastermind-like domain-containing protein 1 isoform X3, which encodes MGDEGYPNQIKRPCLEDVTLSMGPGAHPSTACAQLQVPALPMNPSSAAMAAPGHPLLLDNSPRNGSVMGPPFAGPSTAEMGVKGPSIPYYDKTNSAPAVDQELQDLLEELTEIQESSQSELDLEKILGTKPEEPLVLHHHPPATLGATAKPMVQMPRLESLSSGKDFASSCSQVTGVSLQIPPSSAGLSYAITPASKQMASPSSSTVQAKNQAQVTLSAALPPLPVSQWHHAHQLKALAASKQGSSKKQLGPTTSWSALPPSGLSPPYQPAPVVSPQPLSPFSPQGLMVSCMSSNSLPGSTLQGSPNALLSSLAPSSSTVLGPARPYVPEKFPSPTLQQPPPFSAQTSILANLMSSTIKHPQGHLMSALPTSNTGPLTPYHPETLSSPGLPQQSFTAQCPLIQGLTTSTHPLCQPQPPASAIYKPKTLNMIMQQGLTSPSPGASEPFPFGNTKPLSHFISEPGPQKMPSVPTTSRQPALLHYLQQPTPPPASSATASSTATLQLQQQPDLSSFLLQHVTQQPQRFQRSLASGDSMPSLPRQACCQLFSWTSVAGSMEHQLNQHWNPYPIRQDPQPGAVSPSKIREKQRSGLMAMTPEQRNSRIAQRMSQFQAIQDQVISKCSRTKASSPPSQCMIPPRAGLLHSSLSSGMASPIRQQSQEIFSFRPPFPTPSQLGHNPLGSLGSIYQHMGIPKAAPAGVPLPRFYARPLGSQALGPHHLRQPHMSGVSTVLHSTSWVVAAASLHTPVLREPPLNQAAHGMQQHYDSSAIFAKALVTTSLEAPVFPLQQAVVSPSRVALEGRPSQKVGPAPAKPSFSLLGNNSVRQSPVQGPVPTPHATKSLQKSMVSFGPESPIQAIEPPSSVAAAAAPSIVAAGQSPASPCDRTGSPSESSSQSPLDDLISLPDCSEVDFDTFMMDSTESPDEDWMGNLRLISGTVEDQAADKGAKAQSVGHVPQNADKL
- the MAMLD1 gene encoding mastermind-like domain-containing protein 1 isoform X5, with the translated sequence MDDWKSRPVVKSMLPHFAVVGNRQEPRKLQESAQGTTKRRQEGEDFQLSGMGDEGYPNQIKRPCLEDVTLSMGPGAHPSTACAQLQVPALPMNPSSAAMAAPGHPLLLDNSPRNGSVMGPPFAGPSTAEMGVKGPSIPYYDKTNSAPAVDQELQDLLEELTEIQESSQSELDLEKILGTKPEEPLVLHHHPPATLGATAKPMVQMPRLESLSSGKDFASSCSQVTGVSLQIPPSSAGLSYAITPASKQMASPSSSTVQAKNQAQVTLSAALPPLPVSQWHHAHQLKALAASKQGSSKKQLGPTTSWSALPPSGLSPPYQPAPVVSPQPLSPFSPQGLMVSCMSSNSLPGSTLQGSPNALLSSLAPSSSTVLGPARPYVPEKFPSPTLQQPPPFSAQTSILANLMSSTIKHPQGHLMSALPTSNTGPLTPYHPETLSSPGLPQQSFTAQCPLIQGLTTSTHPLCQPQPPASAIYKPKTLNMIMQQGLTSPSPGASEPFPFGNTKPLSHFISEPGPQKMPSVPTTSRQPALLHYLQQPTPPPASSATASSTATLQLQQQPDLSSFLLQHVTQQPQRFQRSLASGDSMPSLPRQTHVDKACKLGEARPPQVSLGRQPPSCQALGSESFLPSSSFAHELARVTSSYSTSEAAPWGGWDPKAWRQVPAPLLPSCDAVAREAEIRSYGNDP
- the MAMLD1 gene encoding mastermind-like domain-containing protein 1 isoform X2, whose product is MDDWKSRPVVKSMLPHFAVVGNRQEPRKLQESAQGTTKRRQEGEDFQLSGMGDEGYPNQIKRPCLEDVTLSMGPGAHPSTACAQLQVPALPMNPSSAAMAAPGHPLLLDNSPRNGSVMGPPFAGPSTAEMGVKGPSIPYYDKTNSAPAVDQELQDLLEELTEIQESSQSELDLEKILGTKPEEPLVLHHHPPATLGATAKPMVQMPRLESLSSGKDFASSCSQVTGVSLQIPPSSAGLSYAITPASKQMASPSSSTVQAKNQAQVTLSAALPPLPVSQWHHAHQLKALAASKQGSSKKQLGPTTSWSALPPSGLSPPYQPAPVVSPQPLSPFSPQGLMVSCMSSNSLPGSTLQGSPNALLSSLAPSSSTVLGPARPYVPEKFPSPTLQQPPPFSAQTSILANLMSSTIKHPQGHLMSALPTSNTGPLTPYHPETLSSPGLPQQSFTAQCPLIQGLTTSTHPLCQPQPPASAIYKPKTLNMIMQQGLTSPSPGASEPFPFGNTKPLSHFISEPGPQKMPSVPTTSRQPALLHYLQQPTPPPASSATASSTATLQLQQQPDLSSFLLQHVTQQPQRFQRSLASGDSMPSLPRQREKQRSGLMAMTPEQRNSRIAQRMSQFQAIQDQVISKCSRTKASSPPSQCMIPPRAGLLHSSLSSGMASPIRQQSQEIFSFRPPFPTPSQLGHNPLGSLGSIYQHMGIPKAAPAGVPLPRFYARPLGSQALGPHHLRQPHMSGVSTVLHSTSWVVAAASLHTPVLREPPLNQAAHGMQQHYDSSAIFAKALVTTSLEAPVFPLQQAVVSPSRVALEGRPSQKVGPAPAKPSFSLLGNNSVRQSPVQGPVPTPHATKSLQKSMVSFGPESPIQAIEPPSSVAAAAAPSIVAAGQSPASPCDRTGSPSESSSQSPLDDLISLPDCSEVDFDTFMMDSTESPDEDWMGNLRLISGTVEDQAADKGAKAQSVGHVPQNADKL